In a genomic window of Bordetella petrii:
- the argA gene encoding amino-acid N-acetyltransferase encodes MPDQEPDTVSAQEAPEFAAAQFVRWFREVAPYVHAFRGKTFVVAFGGELVQAGALNALVQDLSLLSALGVRLVLVHGSRPQVNEQLRLKGYTQQFDRGLAPTDPAALECAKEAAGEIRLDIEAAFSQGLPNTPMSHSHIRVISGNFVTARPTGVVDGIDYKHTGQVRKIDVDALKFAIEKGSSVVLLSPLGFSPTGDAFNLAMEELATSVAVALRAEKLIFLSSSPGVLAPDGAVDTELARVDADALLQKGELDEDTAFYLRHASLAVKRGVARAHLVPYALDGSVLLEIFTHDGVGTMVVEDTLDDLRPATLDDVGAILSLIEPLEADGTLVPRPRSVIEREVERFTVLEHDGVIYGCAALHPYPDEHMAEMACLIVHPEWQGSGEGEILLRHMESRARAMGARRLFVLTTRTSHWFMKRGFVQGGVADLPRDKQNNYNRSRNSLVFIKKL; translated from the coding sequence ATGCCCGACCAGGAACCCGACACCGTCTCCGCCCAAGAAGCCCCTGAATTCGCCGCCGCGCAATTCGTCCGATGGTTCCGCGAAGTTGCTCCTTATGTGCATGCGTTCCGAGGCAAGACCTTCGTGGTGGCGTTCGGCGGCGAACTGGTGCAGGCCGGCGCGCTCAATGCGCTGGTGCAAGATCTGTCGCTGTTGTCGGCGCTGGGCGTGCGGCTGGTGCTGGTGCATGGCTCGCGCCCGCAGGTCAATGAACAGCTGCGCCTGAAAGGCTATACCCAGCAATTCGACCGTGGCCTGGCCCCTACCGACCCGGCCGCGCTGGAATGCGCCAAGGAAGCCGCCGGCGAAATCCGCCTGGACATCGAGGCTGCCTTCAGCCAGGGCCTGCCCAACACGCCGATGTCGCATTCGCACATTCGCGTCATTTCGGGCAATTTCGTCACCGCGCGCCCCACGGGCGTGGTCGACGGCATCGACTACAAACATACCGGCCAGGTTCGCAAGATCGACGTCGACGCCCTGAAGTTCGCCATAGAAAAAGGCTCGTCGGTGGTGCTGCTGTCGCCGCTGGGCTTCTCGCCCACGGGCGACGCCTTCAACCTGGCCATGGAAGAGCTGGCCACCAGCGTGGCGGTGGCGCTGCGCGCCGAGAAACTGATTTTCCTGTCCAGCTCGCCCGGCGTGCTGGCCCCCGACGGCGCGGTGGATACCGAGCTGGCGCGCGTCGACGCCGACGCCCTGTTGCAAAAGGGCGAGCTGGACGAGGACACCGCGTTCTACCTGCGCCATGCCTCGCTGGCGGTCAAGCGCGGCGTGGCGCGCGCGCACCTGGTGCCCTACGCCCTGGACGGCAGCGTGCTGCTCGAAATCTTCACCCACGACGGCGTGGGCACCATGGTGGTCGAAGACACCCTGGACGACCTGCGCCCCGCCACGCTCGACGACGTGGGCGCCATCCTGAGCCTGATCGAACCTCTGGAAGCCGACGGCACCCTGGTGCCACGCCCGCGCAGCGTCATCGAACGCGAGGTCGAGCGCTTCACCGTGCTGGAGCACGACGGCGTCATCTACGGCTGCGCCGCCCTGCACCCCTACCCCGACGAGCACATGGCCGAAATGGCCTGCCTGATCGTGCATCCCGAATGGCAGGGCTCGGGCGAAGGCGAGATTCTGCTGCGCCACATGGAGTCCCGCGCCCGCGCCATGGGCGCGCGCCGCCTGTTCGTGCTGACCACCCGCACTTCGCACTGGTTCATGAAGCGCGGCTTCGTGCAAGGCGGCGTCGCCGACCTGCCGCGCGACAAGCAGAACAACTACAACCGCTCACGCAACAGCCTGGTCTTCATCAAAAAACTGTAA
- a CDS encoding SDR family oxidoreductase, whose translation MDLGIEGKRALVCASSKGLGRACALSLAREGAQVVMLARGREALEAAADDIRQQTGARVVTVAADITTPAGRAAALQACPDPDILVTNAGGPKPGDFREWSREDWIAALDANMLTPIELIRATIDRMIERRFGRIVNITSAAVKMPIDILGLSNGARTGLTGFVAGLARQVAAHNVTINNLLPGPFATDRLTQTALKTAQNTGRSVEDIMAQRQAGIPARRFGDPAEFGDACAFLCSAQAGYMTGQNLVLDGGLYPGTL comes from the coding sequence ATGGATCTGGGAATCGAGGGCAAGCGCGCCCTGGTGTGTGCATCGAGCAAGGGCCTGGGCCGCGCCTGCGCGCTGTCGCTGGCGCGCGAAGGGGCACAGGTGGTGATGCTGGCGCGCGGCCGCGAAGCCCTCGAAGCGGCGGCGGACGACATCCGCCAACAGACCGGCGCGCGGGTCGTCACGGTGGCCGCCGACATCACCACGCCCGCCGGCCGCGCGGCCGCGCTGCAGGCCTGCCCCGACCCCGACATTCTGGTCACCAATGCCGGCGGCCCCAAGCCGGGCGATTTCCGCGAGTGGTCGCGCGAAGACTGGATCGCCGCGCTGGACGCCAACATGCTGACGCCCATCGAGCTGATCCGCGCCACCATCGACCGGATGATCGAGCGCCGCTTTGGCCGCATCGTCAACATCACCTCGGCCGCGGTGAAGATGCCTATCGATATCCTGGGGCTGTCCAACGGCGCGCGCACGGGCCTTACCGGCTTCGTGGCGGGCCTGGCGCGCCAGGTGGCCGCGCATAACGTCACGATCAACAACCTGCTGCCCGGCCCCTTCGCCACCGACCGCCTGACCCAGACCGCCCTCAAAACAGCCCAGAACACCGGGCGCAGCGTCGAGGACATCATGGCCCAACGCCAGGCCGGCATCCCCGCGCGCCGCTTCGGCGACCCGGCCGAGTTCGGCGACGCCTGCGCCTTCCTGTGCAGCGCGCAGGCAGGCTACATGACCGGGCAGAACCTGGTGCTGGACGGCGGGCTGTATCCGGGCACCCTGTAG
- the hrpA gene encoding ATP-dependent RNA helicase HrpA — protein MPEVSRPSARGAAPRPERPIPAIAYPEDLPVSARRAEIARAIAGHQVVIVSGETGSGKTTQLPKICLELGRGRQRMIGHTQPRRLAATSVAKRIAEELNTPLGEVVGYQVRFNDRTGPNASVKLMTDGILLAESQRDPLLRRYDTLIIDEAHERSLNIDFLLGYLKQLLPRRPDLKVIITSATIDAERFARHFAASEDRPAPVIEVSGRLYPVEVRYRPVRQDDAEEPSGGRPNRERLAGDEERDLIDAIVDAVDECARHGPGDVLVFLPGEREIRESAEALRKRHPAGTEVLPLYARLSQAEQEQIFHPRTNARRIVLATNVAETSLTVPGIRFVVDSGLARIKRYSWRNKVEQLRIEPISRASANQRAGRCGRVGPGVCIRLYDEQDFDARAAFTDPEVLRSSLASVILRMKSLKLDDIEQFPFVEAPPGRAIADGYHLLQELGAIELATPAADETPEAADGARAGSAFVLTRTGHELAKLPVDPRIGRMILAAREHQCLAEMLIIASALSVQDPRDRPMAEREAAEAAHAKFADDKSEFVSFLKLWRWYGEQVQHKASQRKLVALLRQNFLSPVRLREWHDVHTQLAALVGEQGWRLNQSEATYEQLHLALLSGLLGNIGFKGEEGGLYRGARDIRFHIHPGSRLAKKGGRWIMAAELVETTRLYARCVARIEPTWLERVAAHLLRRNWSDPRWEKKAGQVVANERATLYGLVVYAGRRVHYGRVNPQHARELFIRQALVPGDIDTRLPFVAHNRKLIAGIEKLEHQSRRPDILVDDELIYAFYDRQLPPDISQTASLEKWVHGLDKASAAALMLTRDELMRHEAAGVTTDVFPKQVEWQGVSMPLDYHFEPGSPRDGVTLSVPLFALNQIDSARCEWLVPGMLKEKVHLLLKSLPQKLRRHCVPLPDYAAGFYERWYERLDDPQRGLVDALIADMWSQVQVRPAPGDFKLETLPAHLFMNFKVVDEHGRMLAAGRNLAQLKAEFGKQAQATFQQLAVRDTEVAQALAHENLTSWSFGPLPEIMEIKRKGQSVIGYPALVDRGAHCDLDVFDDPDEARRLHRAGLLKLFRLGLREQVKFLEKNLPDLTKMSMFYMNLGTQEELRDQIIDCAVAQACLAEPWPANAEEFEARRQEGKGRLGLLAQEAARLAYAVLTEYGAVQRKLPQAKPHAAAYTDLQQQIAALMPKWFVRDTPHAQLAHYPRYLKAAVARIDKLRADPARDTRLMAEMAPLLTQYQRARAALKGALDPRLDEFRWLLEELRVALFAQELRTPMPVSVKRLLKAWESMRR, from the coding sequence ATGCCCGAAGTCTCCCGCCCGTCCGCGCGCGGCGCCGCGCCGCGCCCCGAGCGACCCATCCCCGCCATTGCCTATCCCGAAGACCTGCCCGTCAGCGCCCGACGGGCCGAGATCGCGCGCGCCATCGCCGGCCACCAGGTGGTGATCGTCAGTGGCGAGACCGGCTCGGGCAAGACCACCCAACTGCCCAAGATCTGCCTGGAACTCGGCCGCGGCCGCCAGCGCATGATCGGCCACACCCAGCCGCGGCGCCTGGCCGCCACGTCGGTCGCCAAGCGCATCGCCGAAGAGCTGAACACGCCGCTGGGCGAAGTGGTGGGGTACCAGGTGCGCTTTAACGACCGCACCGGACCCAATGCCTCGGTCAAGCTGATGACCGACGGCATTTTGCTGGCCGAGTCGCAGCGCGACCCGCTGCTGCGCCGCTACGACACCCTGATCATCGACGAGGCGCACGAGCGCAGCCTGAACATCGATTTCCTGCTGGGCTACCTGAAGCAACTGCTGCCGCGGCGCCCGGACCTGAAAGTCATCATCACCTCGGCCACCATCGACGCCGAGCGCTTCGCGCGGCATTTCGCGGCGTCCGAAGACCGCCCCGCGCCCGTCATCGAAGTGTCGGGGCGGCTGTATCCGGTGGAAGTGCGCTATCGCCCGGTGCGGCAGGACGACGCCGAAGAACCCTCCGGCGGCCGGCCGAACCGCGAACGCCTGGCCGGCGACGAAGAGCGCGACCTCATCGACGCCATTGTCGATGCGGTGGACGAGTGCGCGCGCCATGGCCCTGGCGACGTGCTGGTGTTCCTGCCGGGCGAACGCGAGATCCGCGAATCGGCCGAGGCGCTGCGCAAGCGTCATCCCGCCGGCACCGAAGTCTTGCCGCTGTATGCCCGCCTGTCGCAGGCCGAGCAAGAGCAGATTTTCCATCCGCGTACCAATGCGCGCCGCATCGTGCTGGCCACCAACGTGGCCGAGACCTCGCTCACCGTGCCGGGCATCCGCTTCGTGGTCGACAGCGGCCTGGCGCGCATCAAGCGCTATTCGTGGCGCAACAAGGTCGAGCAGCTGCGCATCGAACCCATCAGCCGGGCCTCGGCCAACCAGCGCGCAGGCCGCTGCGGGCGGGTGGGGCCGGGCGTGTGCATCCGCCTGTACGACGAACAGGACTTCGACGCGCGCGCGGCGTTTACCGACCCCGAGGTGCTGCGCTCATCGCTGGCCTCGGTGATTCTGCGCATGAAGTCGCTCAAGCTCGACGACATCGAGCAGTTTCCGTTCGTCGAGGCGCCGCCCGGGCGCGCCATCGCCGACGGCTACCACCTGCTGCAAGAGCTGGGCGCCATCGAGCTGGCCACGCCGGCGGCCGACGAGACCCCCGAGGCCGCCGACGGCGCGCGCGCCGGCTCGGCCTTCGTGCTGACCCGTACCGGCCACGAGCTGGCCAAGCTGCCGGTCGACCCGCGCATCGGCCGCATGATCCTCGCCGCCCGCGAGCACCAGTGCCTGGCCGAAATGCTGATCATCGCCTCGGCGCTGTCGGTGCAAGATCCGCGCGACCGCCCCATGGCCGAGCGCGAGGCGGCCGAGGCCGCGCACGCCAAGTTTGCCGACGACAAGTCCGAGTTCGTGTCGTTCCTGAAACTGTGGCGCTGGTATGGCGAACAGGTGCAGCACAAGGCCTCGCAGCGCAAGCTGGTGGCGCTGCTGCGCCAGAATTTCCTGTCGCCGGTCCGGCTGCGCGAATGGCACGACGTGCATACGCAGTTGGCGGCGCTGGTGGGCGAACAGGGCTGGCGCCTGAACCAGTCCGAGGCAACCTACGAGCAACTGCACCTGGCCCTGCTGTCGGGGCTGCTGGGCAACATCGGTTTCAAGGGCGAAGAGGGCGGCCTTTACCGGGGCGCGCGCGACATCCGCTTTCACATTCACCCGGGATCGCGCCTGGCCAAGAAAGGCGGGCGCTGGATCATGGCCGCCGAACTGGTCGAAACCACGCGGCTGTATGCGCGCTGCGTGGCGCGCATCGAGCCTACCTGGCTGGAACGCGTCGCCGCCCATCTGCTGCGCCGCAACTGGTCGGACCCGCGCTGGGAAAAAAAGGCCGGCCAGGTGGTGGCCAACGAACGCGCCACGCTGTACGGGCTGGTGGTGTACGCCGGCCGCCGCGTCCACTACGGGCGCGTCAACCCGCAGCATGCGCGCGAATTGTTCATCCGCCAGGCGCTGGTGCCGGGCGACATCGATACGCGCCTGCCGTTCGTGGCGCACAACCGCAAGCTTATCGCGGGCATCGAAAAACTCGAACACCAGTCGCGCCGGCCGGACATCCTGGTGGACGACGAACTCATCTACGCGTTCTACGACCGCCAGCTGCCGCCAGACATTTCGCAGACCGCCTCGCTGGAAAAGTGGGTGCACGGGCTGGACAAGGCTTCTGCCGCCGCGCTGATGCTCACGCGCGACGAGCTCATGCGCCACGAGGCGGCCGGCGTCACCACGGACGTGTTTCCCAAGCAGGTCGAGTGGCAGGGCGTGTCCATGCCGCTGGACTATCATTTCGAGCCGGGCTCGCCGCGCGACGGCGTGACGCTGTCCGTGCCGCTGTTCGCGCTGAACCAGATCGACTCGGCTCGCTGCGAGTGGCTGGTGCCCGGCATGCTGAAAGAAAAAGTGCACCTGCTGCTGAAGTCGCTGCCGCAGAAGCTGCGCCGCCATTGCGTGCCGCTGCCCGATTATGCGGCCGGCTTCTATGAACGCTGGTACGAGCGCCTGGACGATCCGCAGCGCGGCCTGGTGGACGCCCTGATCGCCGACATGTGGTCACAGGTGCAAGTGCGGCCCGCGCCAGGCGATTTCAAGCTCGAGACGCTGCCCGCGCACTTGTTCATGAATTTCAAGGTGGTCGATGAGCACGGCCGCATGCTGGCGGCCGGCCGCAACCTGGCGCAGCTCAAGGCCGAATTCGGCAAGCAGGCGCAGGCCACGTTCCAGCAGCTGGCGGTACGCGACACCGAGGTGGCGCAGGCGCTGGCGCACGAGAACCTCACGTCGTGGTCGTTCGGCCCGCTGCCCGAAATCATGGAGATCAAGCGCAAGGGGCAGTCGGTGATCGGCTATCCGGCACTGGTCGACCGGGGCGCGCATTGCGATCTGGACGTTTTCGACGACCCGGACGAGGCGCGCCGCCTACATCGCGCCGGGCTGCTGAAGCTGTTCCGGCTGGGCCTGCGCGAGCAGGTGAAATTCCTTGAGAAGAACCTGCCCGACCTGACCAAGATGAGCATGTTCTACATGAATCTGGGCACACAGGAGGAATTGCGCGACCAGATCATCGATTGCGCCGTGGCCCAGGCATGCCTGGCCGAGCCATGGCCGGCCAATGCCGAAGAATTCGAGGCCCGACGCCAGGAGGGCAAGGGCCGCCTGGGGCTGCTGGCGCAGGAAGCCGCGCGCCTGGCGTACGCGGTTCTCACAGAATACGGCGCGGTGCAGCGCAAGCTACCGCAAGCCAAACCGCACGCCGCGGCCTATACCGACCTGCAGCAGCAAATCGCCGCGTTGATGCCCAAGTGGTTCGTGCGCGATACGCCGCACGCGCAACTGGCGCATTACCCGCGCTACCTGAAGGCGGCGGTGGCGCGCATCGACAAGCTGCGCGCCGATCCGGCGCGCGATACACGGCTGATGGCCGAGATGGCACCGCTGCTGACCCAGTACCAGCGGGCCCGTGCCGCCCTGAAAGGCGCCCTGGACCCGCGCCTGGACGAATTCCGCTGGTTGCTGGAAGAGCTGCGGGTGGCGCTGTTCGCCCAGGAACTGCGCACGCCTATGCCGGTGTCGGTGAAACGGCTGTTGAAAGCATGGGAGTCGATGCGCAGGTAG
- a CDS encoding epoxyqueuosine reductase QueH produces MSQLVRPKLELPAGRSKVLLHSCCAPCSGEVMEAMQASGIDYSIFFYNPNIHPVKEYEIRKQENIRFAEQHGIEFIDADYDMDNWFERVKGLENSPERGERCTVCFDMRFERTALYAHEHGFDTITSSLGISRWKDMNQINGCGERAAARYDDLVYWTYNWRKGGGSQRMIEISKRENFYQQEYCGCVYSLRDTNRHRRSQGRDRIHIGVKFYGKDELVDKTTLQE; encoded by the coding sequence ATGTCCCAGCTCGTGCGCCCCAAACTCGAATTGCCCGCCGGCCGCAGCAAGGTGCTGCTGCACTCGTGCTGCGCGCCCTGTTCCGGCGAAGTCATGGAAGCCATGCAGGCATCGGGCATCGACTACTCCATTTTCTTCTACAACCCGAACATCCATCCGGTCAAAGAGTACGAGATCCGCAAGCAGGAAAACATCCGCTTCGCCGAACAGCACGGCATCGAGTTCATCGACGCCGACTACGACATGGACAACTGGTTCGAGCGGGTCAAGGGGCTTGAAAACTCCCCCGAGCGTGGCGAACGCTGCACGGTGTGCTTCGACATGCGCTTCGAGCGCACGGCGCTGTACGCCCACGAGCACGGTTTCGACACCATCACCAGCTCGCTGGGCATTTCCCGCTGGAAGGACATGAACCAGATCAACGGCTGCGGCGAACGCGCCGCGGCCCGCTACGACGACCTGGTCTACTGGACCTACAACTGGCGCAAGGGCGGCGGCTCGCAGCGCATGATCGAAATCTCCAAGCGCGAGAACTTCTACCAGCAGGAATACTGCGGGTGCGTCTATTCGCTGCGCGACACCAACCGGCATCGCCGCTCGCAGGGGCGCGACCGCATCCACATCGGCGTGAAGTTCTACGGCAAGGATGAACTGGTCGACAAGACGACGCTGCAGGAATGA